One genomic region from Rhinoraja longicauda isolate Sanriku21f chromosome 8, sRhiLon1.1, whole genome shotgun sequence encodes:
- the lypd6b gene encoding ly6/PLAUR domain-containing protein 6B, with product MPVPPAVVLFQLLFLLVGCGLSKNVNFHSVRPPMSPTPFPKSFKCFTCNNALNNYECNRWAEDKWCPQSTEYCLTVHRFASLGRSASVSKRCVSKEECHSVGCQPIRKFGYTECISCCEGMICNIEVPTNHTNAVFMVGQQWRLPSTASKRVQNLIWITTALPVLLLV from the exons ATGCCTGTACCTCCAGCAGTTGTTCTCTTCCAGCTGCTCTTCCTTCTCGTAGGTTGTGGCCTCAGCAAAAATGTTAACTTCCATAGCGTGAGGCCGCCAATGTCTC CAACTCCATTTCCAAAGAGCTTCAAGTGCTTCACTTGCAACAATGCTTTGAACAATTATGAGTGTAACAGATGGGCTGAAGATAAATGGTGCCCTCAGA GCACAGAGTATTGCCTTACAGTACACAGATTTGCAAGTCTTGGCAGGAGTGCATCAGTTTCAAAGAGGTGTGTTTCAAAGGAAGAATGCCACTCTGTGGGATGCCAGCCTATCAGGAAATTTGGTTATACG GAGTGCATTTCCTGTTGTGAAGGGATGATCTGCAACATTGAAGTGCCAACAAACCACACAAATGCAGTGTTTATGGTTGGACAGCAGTGGAGATTGCCTTCAACTGCCAGCAAAAGGGTGCAGAACCTAATCTGGATCACAACAGCTCTTCCGGTTCTTCTGCTGGTATGA